The following is a genomic window from Aquila chrysaetos chrysaetos chromosome 2, bAquChr1.4, whole genome shotgun sequence.
ccctgcCCAGACTCATGCTGCGGGAGAAGTGCTAGGAAGATGTAACTTTATTCTCAAGCGTCTGAGTTTGGCAGGAGGTGTCCGTCCTGCCACAGCTCTCCTACCTTCCCCCAGTGCTGTGGTTACTGAAGTGATGGAGGAGCGATGGGGAGAGGGGCAAAGGAGGAAGccaaggaaggagaaatgaaatgcaaataaatgcaatatCTGACAAAATGCTGCCCTCAAAGTAATATATCAAAGTCTAGGCGCAGGCAGTAAACTCTTGACAGTATTAGGCTAGAAAGACAGAAGTTTTTCATTCCTGAAGTGCTTTCATAtctattttcttcaaaactctGGCATTTTCCAGATGTTGACTAATGCTAAATTAGCATTACACATCAGCTCACTTGTTTTCTagaagaggaaaggcagggaaTGCTGCATCTGGACCTTGGCCAAACCACTGGGATGATGCCACATCAACAGTTGTCAGGTGGGGGCTGGTTCAAGAAAGCTAAGACGTGTATTAACAGGTTATTAATATTTTAGGAGATCTGTTGGGCTGGAGGGCAAAATCCTTGAGGATCCCTATGAGGATTGATCTTCCATATTTTCACTAGCAAGTTGGCATAGGAAGGAGGGGTGCCTTGCTGCCATTtgctaatgaaacaaaatcaggagggtttggaaatacagaagaagAGTGAAGGAACTGGGTTACCTTGAAGGCAGGATGGGTGGAGATGGGATGAAATGCAGGGAGATGCGATGAGGGGTTGCCAGTGGGAattgctgcagcaggcagggagctccTCGGCCAGCAGGGAAAGGCCTGAGCCATCACTGCAGCATGAAAAAAGGCAGATCTGACCTAAAGATCTACAGGGCAAATTGGTTCAGCAAAAATATGCATGAAGGACAACGGCAGGGCAGCGGTGGGCCACAGCTGGACTCCGGGAGACATTTTCAGCCACAGCACATGACAGATGGGTTTTAATGGGAAGGAGGCAGACAGCATGGTAGGAGAACGGGGAACGGGGACCTGGCCGTGGCTGGTGTAACCTGCCAGGACAGAGGCAGATGGTTCCTCACAAATACCCTGGgggcacaggaagaaaaagactcTTGTCTCAACAGCTGGGTTGGCTCAGCAGCACTAGTTGCTTGTAGCCCAGACTTATGGAGGCAATTACGCAGGGGACTGATCCAAAAgatcccttttttcctttttctcctcatcttctttccttccctccccacacagATATTGATAATGAATTGCTTTTGGGCTTGTCAGCTCAGGAGCAGTTTTGAATGGTGGCACTGACTTTTCtgtcctcctgctgctgctacatCTCCACTCTGATGATCCCAGCAAAGCACAGGAGCTTGCAAATCCCAGCCCTTTCATGACCTTGAGATGCTTTTAAGACCAACACTATTGCTCTTTGCACCCACAAACCAGATGCCTGTGCAAAATCTGGAAGCAAAGCAGTGCTTGAGCTAACACATACCAGCTAAGTGCCCCAAAGCTTTGCTTGGGCATAGTCAACTACTCCCACGGCACGGTGACCAGGCAGCCTCCGCTGCGCTGCATTGCTCACCTCCTGCAGCCGCAAACCCCCTCCTGCAGATGCAAATGGGGTGCAATAGTGGTGGAGCAGAGCCCTAAATTGCAGGTGAGTGGGGAGCTGCTCCCCATGGGCTTTACAGCCCCCTAGCCTCTGTGTTTCACTTACCTTTTAATTTCCATCTTTGCTGGGGTCAGTGCTTTTAAGCACCCACCTGTGAGGGAGTTCGGGTGACCCCTGAGCTAAACATCACTCCACGCATGCAAAGGGAGAGATGTATCGGCTGGTGCCTGGCAGTGCAGCGTGGAGCAGCTGAGGCCACCTCAAATTCATCTCCCACGACCAGCTCAACGTGAGAGCAGCATGACAGGTACAAATCAAGTGctgcattcccccccccccccccttaaagTTTGCTCAACCACAAACTACATCAGTACATAACAAGCACCCACCACTTAGGTGGTGCCAACTGGCAGAGGCCTACCATGATCCTGCTGCCATCAAGGCACAGGGAGGGAGAAACTTAAGGGCACTTGTAAAACCCATCAGAGGGATGAGTATTATTTTCCCACCATGCCCCACCCAGGCATACAGCTAAGGGCAGAAAAACCATCACACCTGGATCTCTTCACCCAGGTTCCTCAAAAATGTCTTGCAAGGGGGTGGTGGAGGATGGGGGAAGAGAGCCCAAGGCCAGCACCCAGGAGAGATTCATCCTGCAACCACACCTCACTGTGAGGCACACAACACTCACAGTTCAGGGAGAGTTAGGTGATGGGAAGCGGGAGAAGCCATTCCTCCACCCTGCAGAGCACCAGGTCCCTCCCACCACAGAGGCTCCCCCGGGCTCTCCTGATGCCCATCtacccccagcagcagctggcagccaCCCACCGTGCTGTGCCATGCCAATGGATGCCCCAGCcactgccctgctgctgggcatgGTCTGCCCCAGGCCCAGGGCCACCCAAATGGGGCCTGTGTTAGCACCCACAGTCAGAAAACAcaccctccctgctccttccctcgGCTCAGCTGAGGAAGGGCACGCTTTGGGGTTCTCACATCCACCTTCACAGCCACTGGCTGCAGCCACCGCTGCTGCCGAAAGCAACTATCTCCAGCCTCTGGCAGTTTGGAGACAGGGGTAATCATTCTGGAGTAATTACCAGCTTACTCCCTTGGAGGAGTTCACTGGTAAGAAGTCGCTGGCAGCTAATTACTCTAATTACTTCCTGACACACAGAGCCTGGGTGCCCagggctctctgcagcagcacacagcactgctcggcagctcctggctccccatgtgcctccctccccagggcacCCGCTGCCCCGGATCCCCTCCTCTGGGACCACACAGGTTACGCTGGTGAGCATGGGTGGTGGTGAAAACCCACTGGCACCAAGGACATGGAGCTAAGTGATACCTGAAGAGATGCCCCACTGGCTCAGCACCACTCCTCCAGGGCTGCCCCACCACATAGCTCAGGCTCAAGAATGCCACAGGATGACCTTGAGCCCCCCTTTCTCGAGCAGGTTGATGCCCAGGAAAGCTCAGCAGGGCTTTCTAGCACaggttcccccccgccccgcctaAGAGGGTGGTGGTCAAGGAAGCTAGACTGCATCTGGAGCAGGACTGGGCTGCAGTAAGGACTGAGAGGTCCCAGACacatcaaagaaagaaaagtaagttATTTGCAAGCAAGGCTGGGCAGGGTGTGATTGTATCTCCTAACAAGGTCACTAAAGCGCCCTATCCCCCTGCAAAGGCCTGAGGGTAAAAAAGGCAGGACTCAGCCCTGCTGTTAGACCCAGCCTCAGGGGCTGATATTGTAGGTGCAGGGCTGAAGAGGCTCTCCCCTCACAGTTGCAGGGTGCTCTGACTCCCAGCAGCTTTGTGGGAAAAAAGAGCAGGTATTGCAGTAGTAGCAGCCAGCCCCAGATGCCCTACAGCTCAGTCCTGCACAGCCATGCTGGCAGACACCACAGGGGAGCTCACACACTGAAGGATTTTTGGAGACCCCCAGCAGacccagggcaggcaggcaccCTCACAGCCCTGTACCCCAAGATGCTGGCAGAGTGGAGGTACAAACAGCTGGTTTCAGCCTCCCAGTACAGCACCACCATTTCAGGGCTGGACCACTTGCTGACATCTCAGACATCACTACCACGTCCCTGCCGACACACAGAGCTATGCCCACTGCGGTGTCCCCAGCCTTGCATCCATCTTGGAGGCGAGTCCTGGCCTCTTGCCAGGGagagcacagctcctgccaggccTCCAGAGCACCACTGAGCAGATGGTCCCCACCAGGTCccaggaagcagaaaaggaccttCACAGGAGCAGGGATTGATGTGCATGCAGGCTCTCCCTGCCCACAAGCCAGTTTTAGAAGCAGACATGGAGGGGAAAGCCTTGCCCAGAAATCACACAAGCAAGAGTAAGAAACTGCACAGGACTAGAAGTGGAAGAGTCTTTATTGCTTTGGTTTCTTACAAGTGAGATACATGCATCTAGGCTTGGTGCAAGGAGACATCCACATTGCATTCAgcttgcagcacagcacaggggaCACAGACACTGGGCACACAAGGTTTGgtctctctgccttctcccaaGCACCAGGAAAGAGAGACCCTAGGAAAGTaaggcagctgccagctgtgAGAGAGTAAAGGATTGTGTGAAAGGTTACGGCTACAAGACCAGAAAGGTCAGGGACAGTTTCTCCAGAGCTTGCAAAGGACACCAGCTCCTAGCTTAGCATTCCCAGCAGACAGACTACAATGGGGACACAAACACGTCCCCTCCTCCACCAGCCTCTGCTCCCTCTAGGGAAGATCAGGGCAGCCAGAGGCAGGTATTAAGAGTCAGAAAGCCAAGATGGCATCAGTGCTGACCCCAAGCGAAACTTGTGTTCTCCTTAGCTGGGAAGAACCCAGATCAAAGATGCTCCTTCCTCCCATAAAGCTGAGCACTCCCCAAGCCCCTCCTCACCCACAGCTGAGCCAGCACTGCTCCGCTCACCAAGGAGATGCTGGGCACCTCTGTGCCCATCCTGCACCTCCACATTACTCATTCAAGCAAGTGCCTGGGGCAGAGAAACCTTCACATCCTCCATCCCAAGAGGCCCAGCAGCATCCAGTGACACTGGCATGGTACTCCCTCACTTGCTCACCCTCTGAGCACAGAGGACAACCCCCTGGCTTATCCCCTTTGGGGCAGCTCAGTGCCTTCTCCTTCCACTCCTCCTGTCTCTGGGAACAGGCACTGTGCAGACGCTCCCACACCTGATTGAACCagaccaaaaagaaaaccagagactaggaacaaaacaaaaccaaaccggAACAAAAGTTAGAGCGGGGCCCCAGCCCAGGCACCCCACCAGAGAGCCAAAGGGCATGtcagcagaggagctgtggcCAAGACAGCTGGCAGCCGGTGCTCAGGCATCCACAAGCGTCAGCCCATCGTGCAGAGCACGCTTCCACATGTAGTAAGTGGAACGTGCCGTGAGTGGGAAGCGGGCACTGAACTCCTTGTAGGTAGGGAAGGTCTTCGACTCAAAGCGCTGCTGCAGGAACAGCTTGGCCTGTGCCTTGAACTGGGCAGTGGCAATCACATCCATCACAAACATCCGGCTGTTGGCTCTCTCTGACATGGCATAGCCCGAAATGGTGGCATTGTATGGTGCAGCTGGCACCAGCTTGTTTAGCTGCTTGGTGGCTACCTCCGCGTGGCACTGGGGCTTGAGGCCTGGCTCCACCCTCAGAGGTGCCAGGGAAGGTACCCGGTTCAACGGCCGGCTGGACCTGGTCCAGGGCAGGCGATGCTGCCCGAGGGCCCGGCCTCTGCCCTTCCAAAACCAGTaggctgtggaggagagagacaGGTAGCGCACACGGTACTTGCAGAACGGCAGTCGCCATTGCTGGACCTGCCTCTTGGCCGTGTCTCGCAGCTGCTTTCTCCAGCACAGAGAGGGCTTGAGCTGCAGGAGACTCCTGGGTGCTGGCCGGTCTCTGTTCAGCCTCTTCCTAACAGGGATGCTGCTTGGCTTCAACTGCAGGAACGGCTTGCTTATTGCTAGAGGTTTCTGGCTATCCAAGGGAGACTGGGGGGGTTTGAAGTTGGGGTTCTCCTTGATTGCTTTTCTTCGCCAGTTGTAGTAAGTGGACCTGGAGATGCCAGGGAAGCTGCGCTTGAAGCACCTGTAAGGCACCAGAGTGTTCATGGAAATGCATTTCTCCAGGTAGGATTTGGCTCCTTGCATGAAGATTCCTGCTTGGATGGGGTCTAGGGAAGGACTGAGGGATCTTAAGCTCCCCCCTGAATTTGCTGGCTCATTCACATCAGCCTTTTTTGGGACATCCCTGTGAAGCTCCTGCAACCTGTGGGCCTCAGCCAGAGCAGAGGCATCACCATTGACCATGCTCTGCATTTCATGCTTCCAGGCGTAGTATGTGGATCGGGAGATTTCTGGAAACATTTGTCGGAAGTGCTGGAGGGGGATTATATTGCCCTCCTGAAAGCAGGACTGGAGGAAGTGTTTAGCTGCAAACCTGGCAGCCGCTTTCTGCCGGTGTTCACGAGACTGGCGCTTCCAACGGTAGAAGGTGCTCTTGGTAATGCTGTACCGGTCACGCAGGTTGGAGTAGGTCAGCTGGGGGTCACTGTTCAGCAGCTCAAGGGTCTTCATGGGCTGGACAGGAGGCTCTGGCAAAGGCATTGTGGGTTCTAGCTCCTCCAGGCCAACCACGGCCACAAAGTACTGCGCTTTGAAGACCTGCCgggagagctgctgccctgACCACATGATGTGGAGCGTGGAGGTTCGTGGGCCACACTTCCTGGGCCGGATGAGCCGATTGAAATAGGGCCGGATCTTCAAGTTGCTCATGGGGTAGATGGAGTAGATGTTACACTGCAGTACTGAGGCAAGAGCATAGACGTGCCACATGTTGGCAAAGGTGCCAGGAAAACAGGTAGCTTTGATATCAGCATCGAAGATGGCCTCCAGGATAGCCATGGGGAGGCTTGTCATCTCAGGGGTCTCCTCAGTGCAGAGGGAATAGCGGGCAGCCTGCAGCATCACCTTGGAGTCGATCATGCCATTCAAGTAGTATTGCTtgtgcagcagcatctccacaACTGTACGCACCTGCAGCTCCAGGCTGAGGCTGGGGTTGCCCCAGAGCAGCACACTGGCAGCCTCAAAGAGGCGGTTCCCCTCACCTTTACAAACCAGAGGCAGCATGTTACTTGGGGCATCCTCAGGATAGAGGCTCCTGGCTACCCGGTCAACTTCCAGCTCCTCTTGGAACTGTCTCCCACAATagccaggcagggagaaagaTGACAGGGTCCTCTCTGCCTCCAGTGCGGCACTGGTGAGGCCCTCCAGACCAAAGCATTCGGtggcctcctgcagctcctgcagcacagaCTGAACCAGCTGGTGCCGCTGAATCATCCTGAAGgatggcaaaaagaaagaagtcacTGGAGATGAAGACTGTGCATGCTCCAGACTGCCAGGGGCCAGGCATCCAGGTCCAGCTCTTCCCCAAAGGACAGGATGGGGGAAAAGGGTACAGGAAAGGCCACTGCTCACCCCTCCACCCACACTCTCAAGGACAAAGGAGGAAGCCTGGATCCCCACAGGCAGACCTGGGACAGGGACATGGGCTCAGCTTGCTCTCCAGTGACCTCCTGTGGGCAGCACACATGGCACACAGGCTCCAGAGACACTCGTCTAGGTGAAACTAAGGAGTGATTACATCCATCCGGGTGGGAGGCCAGGTCACCTCCACCCGCTGAGTGCCTGGCTTTGCACCCGGCCTCACCCCTACACCCGTCTCTCCCACCAGTAACTCCATCCCTTTCATTTTACCACCCCACTACCAGCACCCAGAGAGAACAGTGCCTCAAAGAGGAAATGCTTGTCATCTCTGCAAGTAGGGACCTGTGACAGAGCAACACTGCGTGGGGGTGTGGAGGGACCTGGCTCAAGGTGTTTAAGCCCAACAGAAGAAGGGGCAAGGAGCTTGCCCCCTCCCTCAGAGCAGGGCACTGCAGCTGCACCCACTGCATACACCGAAAGCTGCGGTCACAAAACGTGGGATGGGAAGCAGAGCCAGAGCCAGCCCAAACCACGGTTACTGCTGCCTGAGCTGACACTAGATGTCACTTGCTGCTCAGCAGACACATACCACCAGCCAAGGAGAAGCCACAAAAGGAGGGCTTCTCCTAGACCGGGCAAGAGGCAACCCAAAAGTGCGGGTGGAGCATGAGCGCTGGGTGGGTAGTTCAGAGGCTGTATGGAgccctcttccctgcctgagCCCATCCCAGTcctgtcctccctccctccacatGCCAGTTCCCACTCAGGAAACCCAAAGGGTCAGACCTGCATCCCTCGCTTTGTCAGCTTTTTGACACCTCTGTGACTCTGCCCCCACAACTCCAGGAGCTTTGCTGACAATTGCGTGGTCCTTACCCAATGATCCAGTTACATCAGTGCAACCCTCTTCCACAACTTTTTGCTATCAGCCAGCCCAGTCTCTCCCTCCCGAGCTAGCTTTCTTCCAGAGACCACAACACTTCACTCAACTAGGGAACCCAATCTCCTCCATTTTCTCCTAAGGCTCATTCCCATGCCACCCCCAACATGTAGGGCATCACTTCGCAATCTACTCAATTCACATCCCAGCCGGAGCCCACCTTCTCACAACACTTCACAGATACCACTCCCAGCTCTGTAGGGAGATGGGGAAACAGCAGAGCCgggcaggaaaagcagcagctctgcactaAAGCAGATGTCCTGCCTGACCTCTCCTAATTCTCAGCCCTGCACACTGCTGCAGATAAGGCTATTATTGCCGCAGCATCTATGGCCCCTGGCCATGAccaaacagcaaacaaaacgAGGTGCCACAGAATCACACAGCTGCATCCCAGCTACTTCACTGCAGGGAGcctccatgctgctgctgctgccccttgCCTTTAATCAGGCCACAGCTAGTCACCAAATCGACTCGACTTGactcccctcccctgctccaagCTCCTCCACGGTCTCCTGCAGGTCAGGGGCCAGGGCCCTCTCTTACAGCTGCTCCCACAGCTGTGGATCATCAGGTATCAGAGACAATGCAGGAGAATGCACACAGCTGTGAAGCAGGGGAGACAAACTTGTCCTAAAATCCTGGCCCAAGCAAGTATGGGGTTGTCACTTTGGGTCAGGTCTGTattgtttttctcctggaaGTCTGTAGAAATTCATAGAAGTTTAGAGCAATTTTGACTAAGCCTGTGGTGAACAACATACACTCAAGGAGCTGAAGCAAAGGCATCCCTTGggagagctgcagggctggcaaaGCTCAAGTCCTCCTCTGTGGCCTGCCAAACCATTGCAGCAGCAACCTCCTGGacagcagagccaggaaagGCAAGACAAGCTTTTCCCCTTGAGGGGGTAAGGAGCTGACACA
Proteins encoded in this region:
- the VRTN gene encoding vertnin, which translates into the protein MIQRHQLVQSVLQELQEATECFGLEGLTSAALEAERTLSSFSLPGYCGRQFQEELEVDRVARSLYPEDAPSNMLPLVCKGEGNRLFEAASVLLWGNPSLSLELQVRTVVEMLLHKQYYLNGMIDSKVMLQAARYSLCTEETPEMTSLPMAILEAIFDADIKATCFPGTFANMWHVYALASVLQCNIYSIYPMSNLKIRPYFNRLIRPRKCGPRTSTLHIMWSGQQLSRQVFKAQYFVAVVGLEELEPTMPLPEPPVQPMKTLELLNSDPQLTYSNLRDRYSITKSTFYRWKRQSREHRQKAAARFAAKHFLQSCFQEGNIIPLQHFRQMFPEISRSTYYAWKHEMQSMVNGDASALAEAHRLQELHRDVPKKADVNEPANSGGSLRSLSPSLDPIQAGIFMQGAKSYLEKCISMNTLVPYRCFKRSFPGISRSTYYNWRRKAIKENPNFKPPQSPLDSQKPLAISKPFLQLKPSSIPVRKRLNRDRPAPRSLLQLKPSLCWRKQLRDTAKRQVQQWRLPFCKYRVRYLSLSSTAYWFWKGRGRALGQHRLPWTRSSRPLNRVPSLAPLRVEPGLKPQCHAEVATKQLNKLVPAAPYNATISGYAMSERANSRMFVMDVIATAQFKAQAKLFLQQRFESKTFPTYKEFSARFPLTARSTYYMWKRALHDGLTLVDA